In the genome of Actinomycetota bacterium, the window CGATCAAGGAGGAACTGATCTACCGCCGCATCCGGGAGATCAAGGAGGGGGGCGTGGTGGCGGCGGCGTCGCTGACCCCTCAGAGGGTGGAAAAATATTACAAGATAGCCCTGGAGGCCGGCCTGGACATCCTGGTCATCCAGGGGACGGTCATCAGCGCGGAACACGTCTCCACCCGTACCGAACCCCTCAACCTCAAGAAATTCATCGCCGAGCTTCCCATCCCGGCCATCGTGGGAGGTTGCGCCTCCTATTCTACTGCCCTCCACCTCATGCGCACCGGGGCGGTGGGGGTGCTGGTGGGAGTGGGACCCGGCGCCGCCTGTACCACGAGGGGGGTGCTGGGCATCGGGGTGCCCCAGGCCACGGCGCTGGCCGACGCCGCCGCGGCCCGAGTGAGGCACCTCACCGAGACCGGGAATTACGTAAACGTCATCGCCGATGGAGGGATGCGCACCGGGGGCGACATCGCCAAGGCCATAGCCTGCGGGGCGGACGCGGTGATGCTCGGCTCCCCCATCGCCTCGGCCAAGGAGGCGCCGGGCCTCGGTTACCACTGGGGCATGGCCACCTTCCACCCCGAGCTGCCGCGCGGCACGCGGGTCAAGACGGAGCAGCGCTGGACGCTGAAGGAGATACTGGTGGGACCGGCCCACGAGAACGACGGCACGGTGAACCTCTTCGGCGCCCTGCGCATGTCCATGGCCACCTGCGGTTACGAGAGCATCAAGGACTTCCAGCGCGCCGAGGTCATGGTGGCCCCCGCCATCCGCACCGAGGGCAAGGCCCTCCAGTACGAGCAGGGCGTGGGCATGATTAAGTAGAGGGGCTCCTCCCGCGGAGTTACCGGCCGGGATGCCGGCCCTGTTTTACCGGTCATGCGAGGTGGATGTTTCAGTCCCGACGGGGCGGGAGAACGGCATCCCGGTCGGGGCACGTTCTGAGGAAGGGAGACGACGTTGCATGCTCGCCCTGAGGACTGCGTCCTGGTGGTGGATTTCGGCGCCCAGTACGCCCAGCTCATCGCGCGCCGGGTGAGGGAGTGCAAGGTCTATTCCGAGATCGTCCCCTACGACACGCCTCCCGAGGAGATACGCCGACTGGGCGCCAAGGCGCTCATCTTCTCCGGGGGACCCTCCAGCGTCTACCAGGAAGGAGCACCCAGGCCCCATCCGGAGATCTTCCGCCTGGGCCTCCCCATCCTGGGCATCTGCTACGGGCACCAGCTTCTCGCCCGGGAGATGGGCGGGAGGGTGGAAGCCACCGGGATCCGGGAATACGGCAAGACGGAACTGGAGGTCATCGGGGGGAGCGTCCTCTTCAATGAGCTACCCCTCAAGCAGACGGTGTGGATGAGCCACG includes:
- a CDS encoding GuaB3 family IMP dehydrogenase-related protein, with the protein product MEIEIGMGKSGRRGYGLDEISIVPSRRTRDADDVDISWELAGFKFKLPLLAAAMDAVVDVPMAIAVGKLGGLAVLNLEGLQTRYEDPRPVFEEIASFSKEEATAGMQRLYREPIKEELIYRRIREIKEGGVVAAASLTPQRVEKYYKIALEAGLDILVIQGTVISAEHVSTRTEPLNLKKFIAELPIPAIVGGCASYSTALHLMRTGAVGVLVGVGPGAACTTRGVLGIGVPQATALADAAAARVRHLTETGNYVNVIADGGMRTGGDIAKAIACGADAVMLGSPIASAKEAPGLGYHWGMATFHPELPRGTRVKTEQRWTLKEILVGPAHENDGTVNLFGALRMSMATCGYESIKDFQRAEVMVAPAIRTEGKALQYEQGVGMIK